The Malus domestica chromosome 10, GDT2T_hap1 nucleotide sequence ATAAatacaaatatcaaaatttaaacttatttaaTGATGATAAATAAGTGACAAACATTACTACTACTTGAGGgtgatgagcaaaaatgcaccatTTGGAAATGAGATGTTTGGACACCATGTGGAGAGTccacttttcttttctcttgtgCCACTTTGTGTtaagagttgtcccacatcaaTGAATGACAAGATATGCTATgagcttatatggtcttgggctACTTCCTATATTGCTAACtggttttatgatggaaccccaatttcatcatggtatcaaagcagtTGTCCTTGTGTGAAGCTAAAACGGCTACACGCACTCTTCGTCACCCCACACgttgtccacgtgtaggcttAAAAATACGCCACACAGGCTTAAAAATACGCCACACATGCAGGGGCATGTTAAGAGTTGTCCCATATCCTTGAAGGACAAGATATGCTATGGGCTTATATGGTTTTGGGCTACTTCCCATATTGTCAGttggttttatggtaaaaccctaatttcatcACTTTGCTAACTATTTTCCTATCTGtcctattttctttttcctatcTGTCCTATTTGCTCAAGAGGTGCATGCGTTACTacaatttttttgttcaatAATTCAGATTACTTAACAGTATGAAAAATAAATGGTCATaattaaattgaagaaatatTACTTTTGTTGGTTTACTAATCTAACAGATATAAAGTCAAACTACTCAGTAGCCCAGACTATtttttagatatatatatatatatataaatgctaAGTTAGGGAGCACCTCAAACTCACCGGAGCTCTCCGCAACCGAACCGACGCCATCCTCGTCTTTCGATTGTCCTACCTCCCTCACCGCCTTCCCGTTTTGATAACGCGACTCCACATGTTTAGTTGCAAAGTAAATTTTGTGGAGTTTGTTGGAGGATCTCTAATTAAATTGAGTCTCCTTCAGCAGTTTTCAGCAAACGCCTGAAATGTTTCCCTTTTCGATACATTCGCTTTCAAGGCGAGTTGCCGTACTTGAGAAGGAAGACGATGCTGCAGAGTTCGTCGTCGCGATGCTGCAGAGTTCGTCGTCGCAAGTCCACCGGCCTTGTAGTATGTAACGTGTGAAATTATACGAGACTATTACATCTGAATGATGGGCAATGATGCCAAAGCAAAGGTTTAAAGGAAGTGCACACACCACGATTGCAAACATCAATAACTGCTGCCCTACCCATACAGCATAACCCATACAAACCGGCCACCGCAGCATAAATAGCAAGTACTCGGGTGAACATCGTGAAAACATATTCTCACTGCATACCGATGCCGACGCACCTTTTCCACCCTAACATTACCTAACATTAAATTACAACTTCTAACGTCATAGCGAAGAGAATGAAGAAATAATTCTAAAGACAACATGATATGCAGACTGTTGCACAACAGGCAGTCATCAAATAAAGAAAGGAAGGACCATGCTgcccaaagagtaaatcaattaTCCACGTCTAGTAGAATAAGACACAAAAATTCCAGAATCAAAGTGCTGCTAAGCACCCAAGAATATTTGTTTTAGAAATCAAAAGGCCGGTACGCAGATTTGTTCGGGTTGTAaaagaatgaaatgaaaaaccACCACAAACAGATAATTAGTTATCCTGCCACAGAGCACCGGGGCACTAACCTAGGAACAATACAGTAATCCTTTACTCTCTAATAAGTAAGGGCATATACAAGTGATTCACGGGAACAACAGAGCACATCAAGACCGAAATACATATGGTTTACTAACAATGACCACGGCACATCAAGACCGCAATACACATGGTACACTAATGACCGCTCTTCGTAAAATACTTCCCATACCCACAAAACTCTAGCCTCCTTTCCTCTACAAAACCCAACAGTACCCTTATGCAACCTTTTGAGTCCTCTAGCAAGTATAGATCGACATATTGCACTATATTTAAAGAACAAGAATATGCGGAGAAATAAATGATAATGGACCTTGTATAAATAGATTCTTCCACAGAACTAAAACATTGATGAATCACATCAGGAATCAATTTAGAAATGAAAAGCCTACAATCACTACGGCTTGGTGATTACCATGTTGCTCCATTTCCAGCGTTCAATGTCAATAATACCATTGTCATCAGTGAAAGAATGCAATTTGAATACCCATCTAAACTTGGCGCCGACTGGCTTTTTATGAGCCCAAGTTGGGCCAGTGCTATGATTCCCAACAGACATTCCATATGCTCCAGAAAGAACAACAAAGGCATCACTTCGAGCCAAATACGCTTTACCATCATGTTTGCAACTGTTCTTCTCCAAAAGCTTGGCCGGATACCTCAATAAACATGACCTCTTTGAATAACCCCAAAAGACCTGGCAACCTCCATCATGGTCGGGGAAATTAGACCCATCAAACTGACATTCTCCCAACATACACGAAAATTATCTTCCTTTTCATCAGTTCATTGCCCAACTCAAGAGTAGCATCACTAAAGATATTCCTTTTCATCAGTTCTTACTCCTTGTGTTGCTTTCTTCCATTCACAACTGCTACATTTTATACTATTCATAGTCGATCCCAAACCATCTGGGAAAAACAGGTTTTGAGTTCCCTATAAGACACCTAGggataataaataatatatcaaGTAAATAACGCAAGAGAGGCCCATTCCATTTCCTTTCTAATCCCAAAAGAATGTGAAATTGCTTATAGCACACCAACATAAAAATGTTAGTGGTCTCCTAACACAATCCTTGTCATAGGATCAGCAATAAGATAATAAATAAAGAAGCTTCAACCATGATTGATGAAAAGAAAAGCCTCTGCATTATAGTATACGAAGATTTCATGATTTCAGCACAACGGAAAAATCGGATTATCACTAGAACTGATGCCCCATGTTAGTCTATTTTGGGGTTGAAGTCCAAACTTCAAAGATCAACCCTTCCACCGCAAGATAATCCACGGAAATCACAGTAACATtttctaaaactaaaaactgaatTAAGTTCACATTGCTGCAGATTATATAACATATTCAAACAGCGAGAGCCATGAAACAAAAGGCATAGAAGCTCTACATCATTCAATACAACATGCATCCATAAAGCAATTACAACAGCTAAAGCAGCAAtgacaaaaaggaaaattctTACCCTTACTTCCCTAATTTGCCTTAACCTTGTCATCTCCCACAACATTAAGTATGGGTAGACTACTCAAAAACTCGTCAAGACCTTCAAAAAACCCGATCCCTTCCATATTATCCTCCTCCCCATTTGCTGTCCCATTCCCTTCACTCATTGTCTGAGCCGCAGGCTCTTCCCCCTCATTATTACTAAACTCCACATTCAAATCCAACTTCCCCAATGCAGCAGCACTTCTCTTTCTTGCACCAGAAGTTGATTTCTTACTTGACTCTGCCTTCGACACAGACCCAGCACCCACACTCCCACCCGTACCCTCCTTACCCTGCCCACCAGCATTCTGACTCCCCTTCCTTAATCTATCCGAAGCTCTCACAGGAGTCTTAGCGGTGGAAGCTTTACCTTTTGCCTTTACaactctcttcttcctcctaACCCTCTGCcactcatcatcatcatcagagTCCTCACTTGGGTCCGAAACATCAAGCAACGCCTCCTCATCATCATAATAGACCCTTGGCCCCGAATTAGCAATCTTGGCTCGTGCGGTATTCTTCTTCCCTTGTATTGGGCAAGCAAACATTGTCGAAAATGGTGTCCACACCTCAGCAGACCCGCCTGTATCCTTACTATTCTCCAGTAACCCCAATGGGAAATACCCCCAACAGCAGAAGTTCACATCTTTCCCCGCCTGAGGCGGTGCAGCTATCGCCATTGCATTGAACGCCCTCTTACAATTCTGGCACCGGAGCATGCAATCCGCGTAAGCGCTAGGATACTCGAAGAGGTTATAACAGTAAGGACATGCAGTCCAGAAGCTCCCCGTTTTGGACACTGTTTGAGGCCGAGTCGACTCAGAAGGGGGAGCTGACTCAGAAGGAGGAGTTGACTCAACAGGGCCAGTTGATTCGGAGGGCGGAGGAGTTGACTCAGAGGCCGGAGGTGCAGGCTCCGTCACATTGATGGGAATCGGAATTGGCCTTTCCTCCTCCATCGACGGTCTTCCGTCCTTACTTCTAGGGTTTTTACTCACTTCTTGTTGCTGCTGTTGTTGCTGCAGCTGCTGCCACAGCTGGGGAAGTTCCTGATATTGTTGCTGCTGAGGAGGTTCGTGGTGATGGTGCTGCTGCTGATGTTGCTGCTCTGGTGGTGGTTGTTGTCGCTTTTGTTGAAAATTCCATTGTGGCTGTGGTCTCTGCACTTCTGGTTGTGGTTGTGGCGGCGGTGGCGGTTGAGGCTGGAATTGTAGTAGCTGTGACGGTTGGGGATGAAATAGAAGTggctgtggtggtggtggctgcTGCGGCTGTTGCTGAACATGATGCATTTGCAAGAATTGCCTCTCGAACAGCTGAGTCGACCCGGATGGGGGCGAGTCGAACCGGTTGAACATGCTCAACTCGTGGTCGTACATGGCCTTCTTGGTGGGGTTAGAGAGGACGTTCCAGGCCTCGGAGACCAGCCGGAAGGCATGATCGGCGTAAGGGAAGCGATTCCGGTGGGGGTTCAGCAGGAGAGCGAGTCGGCGGTACTGAGTCGCGACGATTTCGAGGTTCTGAGTGTACTGGGCGAGTTGGAGAATAGCGTACCAGTCGGGCTGCTGGTTTTGGTTGTTGATCTGGGATTCAGCGGCGAGGAGAGTGTCGGCGACGGCGATTATCTGCTCGGTGGCCTCGAGCCTGGGGTCGGTCTCTCGGGCTCGGATCGCGAAGGTCTTAGTCCCCTGCAAGTCATGCGCCGACAGTAGCTTCACAGCGGTGCTCAGCCACCGCTCCGCTTCCGCCCTGTT carries:
- the LOC139188396 gene encoding uncharacterized protein — encoded protein: MEFNFNTNRAEAERWLSTAVKLLSAHDLQGTKTFAIRARETDPRLEATEQIIAVADTLLAAESQINNQNQQPDWYAILQLAQYTQNLEIVATQYRRLALLLNPHRNRFPYADHAFRLVSEAWNVLSNPTKKAMYDHELSMFNRFDSPPSGSTQLFERQFLQMHHVQQQPQQPPPPQPLLFHPQPSQLLQFQPQPPPPPQPQPEVQRPQPQWNFQQKRQQPPPEQQHQQQHHHHEPPQQQQYQELPQLWQQLQQQQQQQEVSKNPRSKDGRPSMEEERPIPIPINVTEPAPPASESTPPPSESTGPVESTPPSESAPPSESTRPQTVSKTGSFWTACPYCYNLFEYPSAYADCMLRCQNCKRAFNAMAIAAPPQAGKDVNFCCWGYFPLGLLENSKDTGGSAEVWTPFSTMFACPIQGKKNTARAKIANSGPRVYYDDEEALLDVSDPSEDSDDDDEWQRVRRKKRVVKAKGKASTAKTPVRASDRLRKGSQNAGGQGKEGTGGSVGAGSVSKAESSKKSTSGARKRSAAALGKLDLNVEFSNNEGEEPAAQTMSEGNGTANGEEDNMEGIGFFEGLDEFLSSLPILNVVGDDKVKAN